A section of the Mycobacterium sp. 3519A genome encodes:
- a CDS encoding malate dehydrogenase gives MSTTPLKVAVTGAAGQIGYSLLFRLASGSLLGPDRPIELRLLEIEPALKALEGVVMELDDCAFPLLAGVEIGSDANKIFDGANLALLVGARPRGPGMERSDLLEANGAIFTAQGKALNEVAADDIRIGVTGNPANTNALIAMSNAPDIPKERFSALTRLDHNRAISQLAKKTGAKVTDIKKVTIWGNHSATQYPDIFHAEVGGKNAAEVVNDQAWIENDFIPTVAKRGAAIIDARGASSAASAASATTDAARDWLLGSAEGDWVSMAVISDGSYGVPEGLISSFPVTTKDGNWSIVQGLEIDEFSRGRIDKSTAELADERKAVTELGLI, from the coding sequence GTGAGCACAACTCCCCTCAAGGTCGCCGTCACCGGTGCCGCAGGCCAGATCGGCTACAGCTTGTTGTTCCGCCTCGCGAGCGGGTCGCTGCTGGGCCCCGACCGTCCGATCGAGTTGCGGCTGCTGGAGATCGAGCCGGCGCTCAAGGCGCTCGAGGGTGTCGTGATGGAACTCGACGACTGCGCGTTCCCGCTGCTGGCAGGCGTCGAGATCGGTTCGGATGCCAACAAGATCTTCGACGGCGCGAACCTGGCCCTGCTGGTCGGCGCCCGGCCGCGCGGTCCTGGCATGGAGCGCAGCGATCTGCTCGAGGCCAACGGCGCGATCTTCACCGCCCAGGGCAAGGCGCTCAACGAGGTGGCTGCCGACGACATCCGTATCGGCGTGACGGGTAACCCGGCCAACACCAACGCCCTGATCGCGATGAGCAACGCACCGGACATCCCCAAGGAGCGGTTCTCGGCGCTGACCCGCCTCGACCACAATCGCGCGATCAGCCAGTTGGCCAAGAAGACCGGCGCCAAGGTCACCGACATCAAGAAGGTGACGATCTGGGGCAACCACTCGGCCACCCAGTACCCGGACATCTTCCACGCCGAGGTCGGCGGCAAGAACGCCGCCGAGGTGGTCAACGACCAGGCCTGGATCGAGAACGACTTCATCCCCACCGTCGCCAAGCGCGGCGCGGCGATCATCGACGCGCGGGGCGCCTCGTCGGCTGCCTCCGCCGCCTCGGCGACCACCGACGCGGCCCGGGACTGGCTGCTCGGCAGTGCCGAGGGCGACTGGGTGTCGATGGCGGTCATCTCCGACGGCAGCTACGGCGTGCCCGAGGGCCTGATCTCCTCGTTCCCGGTGACCACCAAGGACGGCAACTGGAGCATCGTGCAGGGGCTGGAGATCGACGAGTTCTCCCGCGGCCGGATCGACAAGTCCACCGCCGAACTCGCCGACGAGCGCAAGGCCGTTACCGAGCTGGGACTGATCTGA
- a CDS encoding glycine betaine ABC transporter substrate-binding protein: MRRLAVALLALIVVGCGTQAGPPSIAVGATSDPESKLVAHIYAAALRFYGSPAHVKSVPDPVGELDSGGVRVAPGFTGQLLHRFDPDATARSDAQVYRTLLSVLPEGVAASDYTTSAEDKPAIAVTEQTAAAWGGRDVTAVARNCAKVAAGVLQNASSPARLGQCTLPKPRQFPDHTTLFAALQAGQINAAWTSDATPDIPTELVVLSDKTALIPAENLVALYRRNELDERQVLALNEVAGVLDTGAFTDMRRQVAAGKDPGQVADAWLDAHPLGR, encoded by the coding sequence ATGCGCCGACTGGCGGTGGCGCTGCTGGCGCTGATCGTCGTCGGCTGCGGGACGCAGGCGGGGCCGCCGTCGATCGCCGTCGGCGCCACCTCGGACCCGGAGTCGAAATTGGTGGCGCACATCTACGCGGCGGCGCTGCGGTTCTACGGCAGTCCCGCGCACGTGAAATCCGTGCCCGATCCGGTGGGTGAACTCGATTCGGGTGGTGTTCGGGTCGCACCGGGGTTCACCGGTCAACTGCTGCACAGGTTCGACCCCGATGCGACCGCGCGCTCGGATGCACAGGTGTACCGGACGCTGCTGTCCGTGTTACCGGAAGGTGTTGCGGCCAGCGACTATACGACCTCCGCGGAGGACAAGCCTGCGATCGCGGTGACGGAGCAGACCGCTGCGGCGTGGGGCGGGCGCGACGTCACCGCCGTCGCCCGCAACTGTGCGAAAGTGGCCGCAGGTGTGCTCCAGAACGCGTCGTCACCCGCACGGCTCGGGCAGTGCACACTGCCCAAACCCCGCCAATTCCCGGACCACACAACGCTGTTCGCGGCGCTGCAGGCCGGTCAGATCAACGCCGCATGGACGTCGGACGCGACGCCGGACATCCCGACGGAACTGGTGGTGTTGTCCGACAAGACAGCACTGATTCCTGCCGAGAATCTCGTTGCGTTGTATCGGCGTAACGAACTCGACGAACGACAGGTGCTGGCGCTCAACGAGGTGGCGGGTGTGCTGGACACCGGGGCGTTCACCGATATGCGTCGACAGGTCGCAGCGGGCAAGGACCCGGGTCAGGTGGCCGACGCGTGGCTGGACGCCCACCCCTTGGGTCGCTAG
- a CDS encoding ABC transporter permease subunit, whose product MPSIAMRAFPAQGAVIRPARNWLADVAVFIGAAVLLWLVVRLLGSADVPWTVEHAPSTVSTDPADLPYYAARSLLRMFAALALSVVFTFVYATAAARLRRAGKVLVPLLDILQSVPILGFLSITITGFIALFPGSALGLECASIFAIFTSQAWNMTFAFYYSLKSQPRELDEASRLLRLSRWQRFWRIDAPSGMIPLVWNGMMSFGGGWFFLTASEALSVNNHRFALPGIGAYVAAASDAGQLGKVLLAIAVMVVMVVGVNVLFWRPLTAWAERFRIEDTEGAEAPRSLTLDLLRRSRIPRTVGGVLGKLVYPVDRAFRPLGVAEQPLRTSALRRRTGDWAFAALVGVVVGYGGYRTTEFIASTVGFGEVGHALLLGLATFGRVVVVLVVATLIWVPVGVWIGMNPRISRLAQPVVQVLASFPANFLFPMFAALLVATGVSLNVGGIVLMALGSQWYILFNVIAGASAIPNDLREAAANLRLPRMLLWRSLILPGVFPSYVTGGITAAGGAWNASIVAEVVSYHGATLTSTGLGAYISNATADGDSGRILVGVIVMSCYVVAMNRFFWRRLYALAERRFSLT is encoded by the coding sequence ATGCCGTCAATTGCCATGCGAGCGTTTCCTGCTCAGGGTGCGGTGATCCGACCCGCCAGGAACTGGCTCGCCGACGTCGCCGTGTTCATCGGCGCGGCCGTGCTGCTGTGGCTGGTCGTGCGCCTGCTTGGCAGTGCGGACGTGCCGTGGACGGTCGAGCATGCGCCGTCGACGGTGTCCACCGATCCGGCGGATCTGCCGTATTACGCCGCGCGGTCGTTGCTGCGCATGTTCGCGGCGTTGGCGCTGTCGGTGGTCTTCACCTTCGTGTACGCGACCGCGGCCGCCAGGTTGCGTCGGGCGGGGAAGGTGCTGGTTCCGCTGCTGGACATCCTGCAGTCGGTCCCGATTCTGGGCTTTCTGTCGATCACGATCACCGGGTTCATCGCGCTGTTCCCGGGTTCTGCACTGGGTTTGGAGTGCGCATCGATCTTCGCGATCTTCACGTCGCAGGCCTGGAACATGACGTTCGCGTTCTACTACTCGCTGAAATCGCAACCGCGGGAACTGGACGAGGCGTCGAGGTTGTTGCGGCTGTCGAGGTGGCAGCGGTTCTGGCGGATCGACGCGCCCAGCGGAATGATTCCGCTGGTCTGGAACGGCATGATGAGCTTCGGCGGTGGCTGGTTCTTCTTGACGGCCTCGGAGGCGTTGAGCGTCAACAACCATCGGTTCGCGCTGCCCGGCATCGGCGCCTATGTCGCGGCCGCGAGCGACGCGGGCCAACTCGGCAAGGTGCTGCTGGCGATCGCCGTGATGGTCGTGATGGTCGTCGGGGTCAACGTGCTGTTCTGGCGGCCGCTCACGGCGTGGGCGGAACGGTTTCGCATCGAGGACACGGAGGGCGCCGAGGCGCCTCGCAGTCTCACGCTGGACCTGTTGCGTCGCTCACGGATTCCGCGCACCGTCGGCGGTGTGCTCGGCAAGCTGGTGTATCCCGTCGACCGCGCGTTTCGCCCGTTGGGCGTGGCGGAACAGCCACTGCGCACGTCGGCGCTGCGACGCCGCACGGGCGACTGGGCGTTCGCTGCGTTGGTCGGCGTCGTCGTCGGCTACGGCGGGTACCGAACGACTGAATTCATCGCTTCCACAGTTGGTTTCGGCGAGGTGGGCCACGCGCTGCTGCTCGGGCTGGCGACCTTCGGCCGGGTCGTCGTGGTCCTCGTCGTCGCCACGCTGATCTGGGTCCCGGTCGGGGTGTGGATCGGGATGAATCCCAGGATCTCTCGCCTCGCGCAACCGGTCGTGCAGGTGCTCGCGTCGTTTCCGGCGAACTTTCTGTTCCCGATGTTCGCCGCACTGCTGGTGGCGACGGGCGTCAGCCTGAACGTTGGCGGAATCGTGCTGATGGCGCTGGGCTCGCAGTGGTACATCCTGTTCAACGTGATCGCGGGGGCCAGCGCGATTCCCAACGACCTGCGCGAAGCGGCGGCGAATCTGCGGTTACCACGAATGTTGCTGTGGCGCAGTCTGATTCTGCCCGGAGTCTTCCCGAGCTATGTCACCGGCGGTATCACCGCCGCCGGTGGCGCGTGGAACGCCTCGATCGTCGCGGAGGTGGTGAGCTATCACGGCGCCACGTTAACCTCGACCGGCCTAGGCGCCTACATCAGCAACGCCACCGCCGACGGTGATTCGGGCCGCATCCTCGTCGGGGTGATCGTGATGAGTTGCTACGTGGTCGCGATGAACCGGTTCTTCTGGCGTCGGCTCTACGCATTGGCCGAACGCCGTTTCTCCTTGACATGA
- a CDS encoding nitrate/sulfonate/bicarbonate ABC transporter ATP-binding protein → MTFVDNVLVKVEHVSKSFTGAAGDTLQVLDDISLDLRDGEVVALLGRSGSGKSTLLRSIAGLITPTSGSVRYRGAELNGANPGTAMVFQTFALMPWLTVQDNVELGLAARGVAPAERRRRAVRAIDLIGLDGFESAYPKELSGGMRQRVGFARALVLEPDVLLMDEPFSALDVLTAENLRTELMALWTGQSFPTQAICLVTHNIEEAVLLADRVVVLGANPGHIRAEVPIGLERPRDRRSTAFSGLVDKIYELLTGLEPAAADAHPADATPMTRPLPKATVGGLAGLVEIVYARGGCADIPEIANELNFEIDVLFPLVDAAAMLDLLHVRSNDLELTSVGTEFTTADIQASKQIFARQARSRAPLVRTVCKALGASADGSMRAEFFLDLLGRGFGADDARRQLDIAIDWGRYGELFDYDTDTDRITVDAGA, encoded by the coding sequence ATGACGTTTGTCGACAACGTGTTGGTCAAAGTCGAGCACGTCAGCAAGAGCTTCACCGGCGCGGCGGGCGACACCCTGCAGGTGCTCGACGACATCAGCCTCGACTTGCGCGACGGCGAGGTGGTGGCGCTGCTCGGCAGGTCCGGCTCAGGAAAATCGACGCTGCTGCGCAGCATCGCCGGCCTGATCACACCGACCAGTGGCAGCGTGCGTTATCGCGGCGCGGAGTTGAACGGCGCGAACCCGGGTACCGCGATGGTGTTCCAGACGTTCGCGCTGATGCCGTGGCTGACGGTGCAGGACAACGTCGAGTTGGGTCTCGCGGCGCGTGGGGTAGCACCGGCGGAGCGCCGACGCCGCGCTGTGCGGGCCATCGACCTGATCGGCCTCGACGGATTCGAATCCGCGTATCCCAAGGAGCTTTCGGGTGGTATGCGGCAACGGGTCGGGTTTGCGCGCGCGCTGGTGCTCGAACCCGACGTGCTGCTGATGGACGAACCGTTCTCCGCGCTCGACGTCCTCACCGCGGAGAACCTGCGCACCGAACTGATGGCGCTGTGGACAGGGCAGAGCTTTCCGACGCAGGCGATCTGCCTGGTCACGCACAACATCGAGGAGGCGGTGCTGCTCGCTGACCGGGTGGTCGTGTTGGGCGCCAATCCCGGCCACATCCGTGCAGAGGTTCCCATAGGGCTCGAGCGGCCCCGCGACCGCCGGTCGACGGCATTCTCCGGGCTCGTCGACAAGATCTACGAACTGCTCACCGGATTGGAACCCGCCGCCGCCGACGCGCACCCCGCGGACGCGACGCCGATGACCCGACCGCTGCCGAAGGCGACGGTCGGCGGCCTGGCGGGCTTGGTCGAAATCGTCTACGCGAGAGGCGGATGCGCTGACATTCCGGAGATCGCCAACGAACTCAACTTCGAGATCGATGTGCTGTTCCCTCTTGTCGACGCCGCAGCGATGCTCGACCTGTTGCACGTTCGCAGCAATGATCTCGAGCTGACGTCTGTCGGAACGGAATTCACCACGGCCGACATTCAGGCCAGCAAGCAGATCTTCGCCAGACAGGCCCGCAGCCGCGCGCCGCTGGTCCGCACGGTCTGCAAAGCCCTCGGCGCCAGCGCAGACGGCAGCATGCGCGCGGAGTTCTTCCTCGACCTGCTCGGCCGCGGGTTCGGCGCCGACGACGCCCGTAGGCAGCTCGACATCGCGATCGACTGGGGCCGCTACGGCGAACTGTTCGACTACGACACCGATACCGACCGGATCACCGTCGACGCCGGGGCTTAG
- a CDS encoding NAD-dependent succinate-semialdehyde dehydrogenase has product MTATIPTGGFTEFAASFPRKLFIDGSWVDATGGATMLVDNPATGEVLTTVADASPLDGRRALDAAVRAQPGWGKTAPRRRSEILRRAFDLVLAREDDLALLMTLEMGKPLAEARGEVRYAAEFLRWFSEEAVRIDGGYARTPDGAKRAMVVASPVGPCLLITPWNFPLAMGARKIGPAIAAGCTMVLKPAPQTPLSSLALCAILTEAGLPPGVLNVVTTSAAGELTEPLLRSGDVRKLSFTGSTGVGKILLAQCGSAVVRTSMELGGNAPFIVFDDADLDVAVDAAMQAKMRNMGEACTGANRFYVHEKVVDEFSQRLAQRMGALRVGEGWTDGTEVGPLIDATSRNKVDRLVQDAIGRGANVVTGAMVPSGGGYFYPPTVLTSVDPGSDMCSTEIFGPVAAIQTFTDSDDVVARANDTPWGLVGYVFTQDLDRGLNVSEDLAVGMVGLNAGIVSDPATPFGGVKESGLGREGGRVGIDEFLDYKLISMPIRRPVAT; this is encoded by the coding sequence ATGACCGCCACCATCCCGACCGGGGGCTTCACGGAGTTCGCGGCGTCGTTTCCACGGAAGTTGTTCATCGACGGCAGTTGGGTCGACGCGACCGGCGGCGCGACGATGCTGGTGGACAATCCAGCGACGGGCGAGGTACTGACCACGGTCGCCGACGCGTCGCCACTCGACGGTCGACGCGCCCTGGACGCCGCCGTGCGTGCGCAACCCGGCTGGGGGAAGACGGCGCCGCGGCGACGCAGTGAAATCCTCCGTCGCGCTTTTGATTTGGTGTTGGCCCGCGAGGACGACCTCGCGCTGCTCATGACGCTCGAGATGGGAAAGCCGCTCGCCGAGGCACGCGGTGAAGTGCGGTATGCGGCCGAGTTCCTGCGATGGTTCTCGGAGGAGGCGGTGCGCATCGATGGTGGCTATGCGAGGACGCCGGACGGAGCAAAACGCGCGATGGTGGTCGCCAGTCCGGTCGGGCCGTGCTTGTTGATCACGCCATGGAACTTCCCGCTGGCCATGGGGGCCCGCAAGATCGGGCCTGCGATCGCGGCCGGCTGCACGATGGTCCTCAAACCCGCACCACAGACACCGCTGTCGTCGCTGGCGCTCTGCGCGATCTTGACAGAGGCCGGCCTGCCGCCAGGGGTGCTCAACGTGGTCACCACCTCAGCGGCAGGTGAACTGACCGAGCCGCTGCTGCGCAGCGGCGATGTCCGCAAGCTGTCGTTCACCGGTTCCACCGGTGTCGGCAAAATCCTGCTGGCGCAGTGCGGTTCGGCTGTCGTGCGGACGTCGATGGAACTCGGCGGAAACGCACCGTTCATCGTGTTCGACGACGCTGACCTCGACGTCGCGGTCGACGCGGCGATGCAGGCCAAGATGCGCAACATGGGCGAAGCCTGCACCGGCGCCAACCGGTTCTATGTTCACGAGAAGGTGGTCGACGAATTCTCGCAGCGACTCGCGCAACGCATGGGTGCGCTGCGTGTGGGCGAAGGGTGGACCGACGGGACAGAGGTGGGCCCGTTGATCGACGCCACCAGTCGCAACAAGGTCGACCGACTGGTGCAAGACGCGATCGGTCGCGGCGCGAACGTCGTCACCGGCGCCATGGTCCCGTCCGGTGGCGGCTACTTCTATCCACCGACCGTGCTGACGAGCGTCGATCCCGGCAGCGACATGTGCAGCACGGAGATCTTCGGGCCCGTCGCCGCGATCCAAACGTTCACCGACAGCGACGACGTCGTGGCGCGTGCGAACGACACGCCGTGGGGTCTGGTCGGTTACGTCTTCACGCAGGATCTGGACCGCGGCTTGAACGTCAGCGAGGATCTCGCCGTCGGAATGGTCGGCCTGAACGCAGGCATCGTGTCCGACCCCGCCACGCCGTTCGGCGGTGTGAAGGAATCCGGGCTGGGCCGCGAAGGTGGCCGGGTCGGCATCGACGAGTTCCTCGACTACAAACTGATCAGCATGCCGATTCGCCGCCCAGTGGCCACTTGA
- a CDS encoding NADP-dependent malic enzyme → MTETLPSNLQSGQIVITDEEIFEAHVGGKLSAELKTPLDTQRALSIAYTPGVAQVSRAIAADRSLAARYTWANRLVAVVSDGTAVLGLGDIGPSAALPVMEGKCALFKEFGGLDSIPIVLDTKDPDEIVETLVRLRPSFGAVNLEDISAPRCFEIERRVIEALDCPVMHDDQHGTAIVVLAALMGAVKALDRDIASLRVVVSGVGAAGVACTNILMAAGVSDITVVDTRGILHSGRDGLTPVKAELAGRTNPDGLTGGIADALQGADVFLGVSGGVVDEEVVATMAPGGIVFALSNPDPEIHPEVAARYASVVATGRSDFPNQINNVLAFPGVFRGALDAGAKRITERMKVAAAEAIFAVACEDLAPDRIVPSPLDPRVGPEVAAAVAAAAAES, encoded by the coding sequence GTGACCGAAACGCTGCCGTCGAACCTGCAGAGCGGGCAGATCGTCATCACTGATGAGGAGATCTTCGAAGCTCACGTGGGCGGCAAGCTGTCTGCGGAACTGAAGACGCCGCTGGACACCCAGCGCGCCCTGTCCATCGCGTACACCCCCGGGGTAGCCCAGGTCAGCCGCGCGATCGCCGCCGACCGCAGCCTGGCGGCCCGCTACACCTGGGCCAACAGGTTGGTGGCCGTGGTCAGCGACGGTACGGCGGTGCTGGGCCTCGGCGACATCGGCCCTTCGGCCGCGCTGCCGGTGATGGAAGGCAAGTGCGCGCTGTTCAAGGAGTTCGGCGGGCTGGACTCGATCCCGATCGTGCTGGACACCAAGGACCCCGACGAGATCGTCGAGACCCTGGTGCGGCTTCGACCGTCGTTCGGGGCGGTGAACCTGGAGGACATCTCCGCGCCGCGGTGCTTCGAGATCGAGCGCCGCGTCATCGAAGCGCTCGACTGCCCCGTGATGCACGACGACCAGCACGGCACTGCGATCGTCGTGTTGGCGGCACTGATGGGCGCCGTCAAGGCGCTCGACCGTGACATCGCCTCGCTGCGCGTGGTGGTCTCCGGTGTCGGCGCGGCGGGCGTCGCGTGCACGAATATCCTTATGGCCGCCGGTGTTTCGGACATCACCGTGGTGGACACCCGCGGCATCCTGCACTCCGGCCGCGACGGGCTGACCCCGGTCAAGGCCGAACTCGCGGGCCGGACGAATCCCGACGGACTCACCGGCGGCATCGCCGACGCGCTGCAGGGCGCCGATGTGTTCCTCGGCGTGTCCGGCGGTGTGGTGGATGAGGAGGTCGTCGCGACGATGGCACCCGGTGGCATCGTGTTCGCGTTGTCCAATCCGGATCCGGAGATCCATCCCGAGGTCGCCGCCAGGTACGCGTCAGTGGTGGCGACGGGTCGCAGCGACTTCCCCAACCAGATCAACAACGTGCTGGCATTCCCCGGTGTGTTCCGCGGCGCGTTGGATGCGGGCGCCAAGCGGATCACCGAGCGGATGAAGGTGGCTGCCGCCGAGGCGATCTTCGCGGTGGCGTGCGAGGACCTCGCGCCGGACCGGATCGTGCCGAGCCCGCTGGATCCGCGCGTCGGCCCGGAGGTCGCGGCGGCGGTGGCCGCGGCGGCCGCCGAATCCTGA
- a CDS encoding SDR family oxidoreductase produces MQGFAGKVAVVTGAGSGIGQALAVELARSGASVAISDIDTEGLATTEERLKAIGAPVKADRLDVTEREAFAVYADAVNEHFGKVNQIYNNAGIAFAGDIEVSQFKDIEKVMDVDFWGVVNGTKVFLPHLIASGDGHVVNVSSIFGIFSVPGQGAYNAAKFAVRGFTEALRQEMQLAGHPVKVTTVHPGGIKTNIVRNMTAVDSVDKTQLTETFDKRLANTTPEKAARIILDGVRKNKARVLVGPDATALDLIVRLTGSGYQRLFSTVMARMVPEAR; encoded by the coding sequence ATGCAGGGCTTCGCCGGGAAAGTCGCGGTGGTCACGGGCGCCGGGTCCGGCATCGGGCAGGCGCTGGCCGTCGAATTGGCCCGTTCGGGCGCCAGCGTGGCGATCAGCGACATCGACACCGAAGGTCTGGCGACTACCGAGGAGCGGCTCAAGGCGATCGGCGCGCCGGTCAAAGCCGATCGCCTCGACGTCACCGAGCGCGAGGCGTTTGCGGTATATGCCGACGCGGTCAACGAGCACTTCGGCAAGGTCAACCAGATCTACAACAACGCGGGCATCGCGTTCGCGGGCGACATCGAGGTCAGCCAGTTCAAGGACATCGAGAAGGTGATGGACGTCGACTTCTGGGGCGTCGTCAACGGCACCAAGGTGTTCCTCCCCCACCTGATCGCATCGGGCGACGGCCACGTCGTCAACGTGTCCAGCATCTTCGGCATCTTCTCGGTGCCGGGACAGGGCGCCTACAACGCGGCGAAGTTCGCGGTCCGCGGCTTCACCGAAGCGTTGCGTCAGGAGATGCAACTGGCCGGCCATCCGGTCAAGGTGACGACCGTGCATCCCGGCGGCATCAAGACCAACATCGTGCGCAACATGACCGCCGTCGACAGTGTCGACAAGACGCAACTGACCGAGACGTTCGACAAGAGGCTGGCCAACACCACACCGGAGAAGGCGGCGCGAATCATTCTCGACGGCGTCCGTAAGAACAAGGCCCGCGTGCTGGTCGGCCCGGACGCCACCGCGCTGGACCTCATCGTCCGGCTCACCGGGTCGGGCTATCAGCGCCTGTTCTCCACGGTGATGGCGCGGATGGTGCCCGAAGCCCGCTAA